From a single Bacillus pseudomycoides DSM 12442 genomic region:
- a CDS encoding PRK06770 family protein encodes MKTLLKILGIIAGMVVIGVALTYGILYYLNHSKPTAKKTPTAAPAVEVLADSKVKAENAKPLDNGNYSLPNSDFNKGFKWTDEKLQIALHEMAHQKVKADQKWGYIFITQERIESLLGIVKSSDMNHKNTYIDILERWKQGKYEKVDADHNTIWKLQSGNLGEGKGVMSQNEQKELINKVFMQKETFSGSMLIAGGEQVKK; translated from the coding sequence ATGAAAACACTATTAAAAATACTAGGGATAATTGCTGGAATGGTAGTAATCGGTGTGGCACTTACTTACGGAATTTTATATTATCTCAATCATAGTAAACCAACCGCTAAAAAAACACCAACTGCGGCTCCGGCAGTGGAAGTGTTAGCTGATAGTAAAGTAAAAGCAGAGAATGCAAAACCGCTAGATAATGGTAATTATTCGTTGCCAAATAGTGACTTTAATAAAGGCTTTAAGTGGACTGATGAAAAATTACAAATCGCATTACATGAAATGGCACATCAAAAAGTAAAAGCGGATCAAAAGTGGGGTTATATTTTTATAACGCAAGAACGAATTGAAAGTTTATTGGGGATTGTTAAGAGTAGTGATATGAATCATAAAAATACATATATAGATATTTTAGAAAGATGGAAACAAGGGAAATACGAGAAAGTTGATGCGGATCATAATACGATTTGGAAATTACAAAGCGGTAATCTTGGCGAAGGTAAGGGTGTAATGTCACAAAATGAGCAGAAAGAGTTGATTAATAAAGTCTTCATGCAAAAGGAGACATTCTCAGGAAGCATGTTAATAGCAGGTGGTGAACAAGTTAAAAAATAG
- a CDS encoding CPBP family intramembrane glutamic endopeptidase, protein MNNSRFKTIEAAKEGRKKVHPILAVILSIVFLTLGELFMLFMLFLPKAETTLMKGIYDNLRMLLTFGGAILFVFLWVRFVEKRPFSSIGFWKDKALKKYLRGAFIGLTFITIPVLILVLSGSVTLHIQQISSTVILGMVGSLIAFLVQGATEEIVVRGWLFPVISVRSRVWIGVAVTSLLFGFLHLLNPGITVLSISNIILVGVFAAFYVLKENSLWGICAWHSIWNWAQYNIYGFAVSGTTIYSTPLFKSTTSGPKSLHGGTFGIEGSVITTIMLAVACIVLWRQLWGRKLKQHNIG, encoded by the coding sequence TTGAATAATAGTCGATTTAAAACAATTGAAGCAGCAAAGGAAGGTCGAAAAAAAGTACACCCAATTTTAGCAGTAATATTATCGATTGTATTTTTAACACTTGGTGAGTTATTCATGCTATTTATGTTGTTTTTACCAAAAGCAGAAACGACATTGATGAAAGGGATTTATGATAACTTAAGGATGTTATTAACATTTGGCGGAGCAATTTTATTTGTATTTTTATGGGTTCGTTTTGTGGAAAAACGTCCATTTTCATCAATTGGTTTTTGGAAAGATAAAGCTTTAAAAAAATACTTACGCGGAGCATTCATTGGGCTTACATTTATAACAATACCCGTTTTAATTTTAGTTTTAAGTGGTTCTGTTACCTTACATATACAACAGATTTCAAGTACAGTCATATTGGGAATGGTAGGTTCTTTAATAGCATTTTTAGTACAAGGTGCCACAGAAGAAATTGTTGTACGTGGTTGGTTATTTCCAGTTATTTCAGTTAGAAGTCGGGTATGGATTGGAGTTGCTGTTACCTCATTACTATTTGGATTTCTCCATCTACTGAATCCAGGCATTACAGTTCTTTCTATATCAAATATCATATTAGTTGGTGTATTCGCAGCGTTTTATGTATTAAAGGAAAATAGTCTTTGGGGTATATGTGCTTGGCATTCTATATGGAACTGGGCTCAATATAATATATATGGTTTTGCGGTAAGTGGTACAACAATATACTCTACACCTCTGTTTAAATCAACAACAAGCGGTCCGAAATCGTTACATGGAGGAACTTTTGGGATTGAAGGAAGTGTAATCACAACAATTATGCTTGCTGTTGCCTGCATTGTATTATGGAGACAATTGTGGGGAAGAAAATTGAAACAACATAATATTGGGTAA
- the cspD gene encoding cold-shock protein CspD, with translation MTLTGKVKWFNSEKGFGFIEVEDGSDVFVHFSAITGEGFKSLDEGQEVSFEVEEGNRGPQAKNVVKL, from the coding sequence ATGACATTAACAGGTAAAGTAAAATGGTTTAACAGCGAAAAAGGTTTCGGTTTCATCGAAGTTGAAGACGGTAGCGATGTATTCGTTCACTTCTCAGCTATCACTGGCGAAGGTTTCAAATCTCTTGACGAAGGTCAAGAAGTTAGCTTCGAAGTTGAAGAAGGCAACCGCGGACCTCAAGCTAAAAACGTTGTAAAGCTATAA
- a CDS encoding cold-shock protein encodes MYRNRKNDVAEVPPEQTPVWECESEDCLGWMRKNFSFEEEPKCPLCKSSMKSGERLLPKLG; translated from the coding sequence ATGTATCGCAATCGAAAGAACGATGTAGCAGAAGTACCACCAGAACAAACCCCTGTTTGGGAATGTGAATCAGAGGATTGTTTAGGATGGATGAGAAAGAACTTTTCATTTGAAGAAGAGCCAAAATGCCCTTTATGTAAAAGTAGCATGAAAAGCGGAGAACGTTTATTACCTAAATTAGGTTAA
- a CDS encoding GNAT family N-acetyltransferase, which yields MAFPVLETERLRLVEIDQSYCQKIYEIFSLEEVTRYYGMNSFTEFGQASRMIESFSKNFFEKRAIRWGIVLKETGILIGTIGLNNLQLWSKRSEIGYDLHPSYWRKGYATEAVQKIITYSFQELGIFRIGAITYPENVASCKMLSKIGFQKEGLLRGYIHQGDQQRDVYIYSIIRTDIEKNHEI from the coding sequence ATGGCATTTCCTGTTTTAGAAACAGAACGGTTACGTTTAGTTGAAATTGATCAATCTTATTGTCAAAAAATATATGAAATTTTTTCGCTTGAAGAAGTAACGCGCTATTATGGAATGAATTCCTTTACAGAATTTGGTCAGGCTTCGCGTATGATTGAATCTTTTTCAAAAAATTTTTTTGAAAAACGTGCAATTCGATGGGGAATTGTATTGAAGGAAACAGGTATTTTAATTGGTACGATTGGATTAAATAATTTACAACTTTGGAGTAAACGTTCTGAGATTGGTTATGATTTACATCCTTCTTACTGGAGAAAAGGCTATGCAACGGAAGCTGTGCAAAAAATCATTACCTATAGTTTTCAGGAGCTAGGGATATTCAGAATCGGTGCAATTACATATCCTGAAAATGTAGCATCTTGTAAGATGTTGTCCAAAATAGGATTTCAGAAAGAAGGACTATTAAGAGGGTATATTCATCAAGGAGATCAACAACGAGATGTATATATATATTCTATTATACGAACAGATATAGAAAAGAACCATGAGATATAG
- a CDS encoding protoporphyrinogen oxidase — translation IDLELILVEQNEYLGGKIHSVKEKDFILETGADSIVARNENVMPFVKELQLEDEMVYNETGISYIYSNDTLHPIPADTVFGIPMSVESLFSSTLVSTKGKIIALKDFITKNKDFTKDTSLAVFLESFLGKELVEKQISPVLSGVYSGKLNELTMASTLPYLLDYKNTYGSIIKGFEVNKKQFQAAGNKKFLSFKNGLSTIINRLEEELAETDIRKGVTTTKVNRVDDGYEVSFSNQETIKADYVVIATPHDVAQTLLSSNELDDDFNKLKNSSLISIYLGFEIADEQLPVDGTGFIVSENSDLLCDACTWTSRKWKHTSDKQNLLVRLFYKSSNPAYEKMKHKSKEELIQVALSDIEKSLRIQGEPQIVEVTDWKDLMPNYHLEHNHAVQSLNEKLLDVFPNMYLAGASYYGVGIGACIGNGKKTAEKIIEVLNNHFE, via the coding sequence ATATAGATTTGGAATTAATCCTTGTAGAACAGAATGAATATTTGGGCGGGAAAATTCACAGTGTGAAAGAAAAAGATTTCATCCTGGAAACAGGAGCCGATTCAATCGTTGCACGAAATGAAAATGTTATGCCATTTGTAAAAGAACTGCAATTAGAAGATGAAATGGTATATAACGAAACAGGTATTTCTTATATTTACTCAAATGATACGTTACATCCGATTCCTGCTGACACAGTATTTGGTATACCGATGAGTGTAGAGTCGTTATTTAGTAGTACGTTAGTTTCAACGAAAGGGAAAATCATTGCGCTGAAAGACTTTATTACAAAGAATAAAGATTTTACGAAAGATACATCACTCGCTGTATTTTTAGAAAGTTTTTTAGGAAAAGAGTTGGTTGAAAAACAGATTTCCCCCGTTCTTTCAGGAGTGTATTCTGGTAAATTGAATGAGCTTACAATGGCTTCTACACTACCATATTTACTTGATTACAAAAATACATACGGCAGTATTATAAAAGGTTTTGAAGTAAATAAAAAACAATTTCAGGCTGCTGGGAATAAGAAGTTTTTATCATTTAAAAATGGACTTTCTACGATTATTAATCGTTTAGAAGAGGAATTAGCTGAGACAGATATACGAAAAGGAGTAACAACGACGAAGGTAAATAGAGTTGATGATGGATATGAAGTTTCTTTTTCAAATCAAGAGACAATAAAAGCGGATTACGTTGTTATAGCTACTCCACATGATGTTGCACAAACATTATTAAGTTCTAATGAATTAGATGATGATTTCAATAAACTAAAAAATTCTTCGTTAATTAGCATTTATTTAGGGTTTGAAATAGCTGATGAACAATTACCGGTAGATGGAACTGGTTTCATTGTTTCAGAAAATAGTGATTTACTTTGTGATGCATGCACGTGGACAAGCAGGAAATGGAAGCATACATCAGATAAACAAAATTTATTGGTGAGATTGTTTTATAAAAGTTCGAATCCTGCTTATGAAAAAATGAAACATAAAAGTAAGGAAGAATTGATTCAAGTTGCCTTATCTGATATTGAGAAAAGCCTTAGAATTCAGGGAGAACCGCAAATTGTTGAAGTTACGGACTGGAAAGATTTAATGCCAAATTATCATTTAGAACATAACCATGCAGTTCAATCTTTAAATGAGAAATTATTAGATGTTTTTCCAAATATGTATCTAGCGGGGGCTTCATACTATGGTGTAGGCATTGGGGCTTGTATAGGAAATGGAAAGAAAACGGCAGAGAAGATTATTGAAGTATTGAATAATCACTTTGAATAA
- a CDS encoding ATP-binding cassette domain-containing protein, with product LSDFIEEHEIDETLFKSILRKMDFDRIQFEKDIFHYSGGQKKKLLIAKSLCEKAHLYIWDEPLNFIDIYSRMQIEELIQQFNPTMVIVEHDKAFQQTVATKTISI from the coding sequence GTTATCGGACTTTATTGAAGAGCACGAGATTGATGAGACGTTATTTAAATCCATCCTACGTAAGATGGATTTTGACCGAATTCAATTTGAGAAAGATATATTTCATTATTCTGGTGGACAAAAGAAAAAGCTACTTATCGCTAAAAGTTTATGTGAGAAAGCTCATTTATATATATGGGATGAACCATTAAATTTTATTGATATTTATTCGCGTATGCAGATTGAAGAGCTTATTCAACAATTTAATCCCACAATGGTTATTGTTGAGCATGATAAGGCATTTCAACAAACAGTTGCAACAAAAACTATATCTATATAG
- a CDS encoding AMP-binding protein gives MKQAVWFPTEEYKDKTRLYGWMKSLGYEDYEAFYNKSIEETGWFWGEAERAVGYQWMKPYTEVLDLENGTPFAQWYTEGTCNVVESALSRWLADEETKQQPALMYEGENGTTKSFTYEELDSWVSRVANGLKNSGIEKGDRVTIYMPMIPETVVAMLAVMKIGAIISPIFSGFASDAVMTRVQAAGSKMIITADGFSRRGKIVSLKDEVDKACEQCPSVEKVVIVRHAGNDFTPHNYDLSWSVLEKEKPLTHAEEMKSDDPLMLIYTSGTTGKPKGTVHTHAGFPLKSAFDAGFGMNIKQGDRVLWVTDMGWMMGPFLLFGSLINGATMVMYEGVPDYPEADRLWETIDRYQITHLGISPTLIRALMAKGDEYVKKHSLASLEVFASTGEPWNPDPWMWLFETVGKGKVPICNYSGGTEISGGIFGNVLVKPIAPISFNASLPGMAAVVLDEQGNPIRDEVGELCLEKPWVGMTKSFWGDDERYVNTYWSRFENKWVHGDWVIYDGEQYIITGRSDDTLNIAGKRIGPAEYESILVKHHDVIEAAAIGVPDEVKGEVCHCFIVLREGTIFTHELKIELLNLVNSHIGKALCPKDIHVVEDLPKTRNSKVMRRVIKAA, from the coding sequence TTGAAACAAGCCGTTTGGTTTCCAACAGAAGAATATAAAGATAAAACACGTCTATATGGGTGGATGAAATCGCTTGGCTATGAAGATTATGAAGCATTTTATAACAAGTCAATTGAAGAAACTGGATGGTTTTGGGGAGAAGCGGAACGTGCAGTTGGTTATCAATGGATGAAGCCGTATACAGAAGTATTAGATTTAGAAAACGGTACACCATTCGCTCAGTGGTACACTGAGGGAACGTGTAATGTAGTAGAATCTGCTTTATCTCGTTGGCTTGCAGATGAAGAAACAAAACAACAACCTGCTCTCATGTACGAAGGGGAAAACGGAACAACAAAATCATTTACATATGAAGAGCTCGATAGCTGGGTGAGCCGAGTTGCAAATGGACTAAAGAATTCCGGAATTGAGAAAGGTGATCGCGTAACGATTTATATGCCAATGATTCCTGAAACAGTTGTTGCCATGCTGGCAGTAATGAAAATAGGTGCGATTATTTCTCCGATTTTTTCAGGATTTGCTTCTGATGCAGTCATGACGCGCGTACAGGCAGCAGGATCCAAAATGATTATTACAGCGGATGGATTCTCGCGCCGTGGTAAAATCGTTTCTTTAAAAGATGAGGTGGATAAAGCGTGTGAACAATGCCCGTCTGTTGAGAAAGTTGTCATTGTTCGTCATGCTGGAAATGATTTTACACCTCATAATTATGATCTTTCATGGAGCGTTTTAGAAAAAGAAAAACCACTTACACATGCTGAAGAAATGAAAAGTGATGACCCGCTTATGCTCATTTATACATCTGGGACGACTGGTAAGCCAAAAGGAACAGTACACACGCACGCCGGATTTCCTCTGAAATCTGCATTTGATGCAGGGTTTGGTATGAATATTAAGCAAGGTGATCGTGTATTATGGGTTACTGATATGGGCTGGATGATGGGACCGTTCTTATTATTTGGTTCACTTATTAATGGTGCAACAATGGTAATGTATGAAGGTGTTCCAGATTATCCGGAAGCAGATCGATTATGGGAAACGATTGATCGATATCAAATTACGCATCTTGGGATTTCACCAACATTAATTCGAGCATTGATGGCAAAAGGTGATGAGTATGTAAAGAAACATTCCCTAGCAAGTTTAGAAGTTTTTGCATCAACAGGTGAACCTTGGAATCCTGACCCTTGGATGTGGCTTTTTGAAACAGTTGGTAAAGGGAAGGTGCCAATTTGTAATTATTCAGGTGGAACAGAAATTTCTGGTGGGATCTTTGGAAACGTTTTAGTTAAACCAATTGCACCGATTAGTTTCAATGCATCTTTACCTGGAATGGCAGCTGTTGTATTAGATGAACAAGGTAATCCAATTCGTGATGAAGTTGGAGAATTATGTTTAGAAAAACCATGGGTCGGAATGACAAAAAGCTTCTGGGGAGATGACGAGCGCTACGTTAATACGTATTGGTCACGTTTTGAAAATAAGTGGGTGCACGGTGATTGGGTAATCTATGACGGAGAGCAATATATCATTACAGGACGTTCTGATGATACATTAAATATTGCCGGGAAGCGTATTGGACCAGCGGAATACGAATCAATTCTTGTAAAGCATCATGATGTAATAGAAGCAGCAGCAATTGGTGTACCAGATGAAGTAAAAGGCGAAGTTTGTCACTGCTTCATTGTTTTACGTGAAGGAACTATATTTACACATGAATTAAAGATAGAGTTATTAAATTTAGTAAACTCTCACATTGGAAAAGCGTTATGTCCAAAGGATATTCATGTTGTAGAAGACTTACCGAAAACACGCAATTCTAAAGTAATGAGACGAGTAATTAAAGCAGCTT
- a CDS encoding acyl-CoA carboxylase subunit beta, with translation MLEQKQQSNAFQERVETIKQGGAPKYHEQNKAKGKIFVRDRLALLFDNGEYVEDALFANCEQTGLPADGVVTATGKIHGRTVCVMANDSTVKAGSWGSRTVEKILRIQETAEKLRVPLFYLVDSAGARITDQVEMFPGRRGAGRIFYNQVKLSGKVPQICLLFGPSAAGGAYIPAFCDVVMMVEGNASMYLGSPRMAEMVIGEKVTLEEMGGARMHCSVSGCGDVLCKTEEDAIAQARQYISYFPSNYQENAPMTKPQEPKQFEKTLEQIIPENQNAPFNMKDLINRIIDEGSFFEVKKLFAQELITGLGRIDGKPIGIVANQPRMKGGVLFHDSADKAAKFINLCDAYHIPLLFLADVPGFMIGTKVERAGIIRHGAKMISAMSEATVPKISIVVRKAYGAGLYAMAGPAFEPDCCLALPTASIAVMGPEAAVNAVYANKIAALPEEERASFIAEKREEYKKDIDIYRLASEMVIDGIVHPNDLREELKKRFEMYMSKYQVFTDRKHPVYPV, from the coding sequence GTGCTAGAACAAAAACAACAATCGAATGCATTTCAAGAACGTGTTGAAACAATTAAACAAGGTGGGGCACCAAAATATCATGAACAAAATAAAGCAAAAGGAAAAATCTTTGTTCGAGATCGCTTAGCTCTTCTATTTGATAATGGTGAATATGTAGAAGATGCATTATTTGCTAATTGTGAGCAAACAGGCTTACCGGCAGATGGTGTTGTAACTGCTACTGGTAAAATACATGGTCGTACTGTATGTGTCATGGCAAATGATTCAACAGTTAAAGCAGGGTCTTGGGGTTCTCGAACTGTTGAAAAAATCTTACGCATTCAAGAAACAGCTGAAAAGTTACGTGTACCACTTTTTTATCTTGTTGATTCTGCAGGTGCTCGTATTACTGACCAAGTTGAAATGTTCCCAGGGCGCCGCGGTGCGGGACGCATTTTTTATAACCAGGTGAAGCTATCAGGTAAGGTACCACAAATTTGTTTATTGTTTGGTCCTTCTGCAGCTGGAGGTGCTTATATTCCTGCTTTCTGTGACGTTGTCATGATGGTTGAAGGAAATGCTTCTATGTATTTAGGTTCTCCGCGTATGGCTGAAATGGTTATTGGTGAAAAAGTAACACTAGAGGAAATGGGCGGCGCTCGTATGCATTGCTCGGTATCAGGATGCGGAGATGTATTATGTAAGACAGAAGAAGATGCGATTGCTCAAGCAAGACAATATATTTCATATTTTCCAAGTAACTATCAAGAAAATGCTCCTATGACTAAGCCTCAAGAACCAAAACAGTTCGAAAAAACGTTAGAACAAATCATCCCAGAAAATCAAAATGCTCCTTTTAATATGAAAGATCTTATTAATCGTATTATCGATGAAGGTTCTTTCTTTGAAGTGAAAAAATTATTTGCACAAGAACTTATTACAGGATTAGGCCGAATTGATGGGAAGCCTATTGGTATTGTTGCAAATCAACCGCGTATGAAAGGCGGTGTATTATTCCACGATTCTGCTGATAAAGCAGCGAAGTTTATTAATTTATGTGACGCATATCATATTCCATTATTATTCCTTGCGGATGTACCTGGATTTATGATTGGAACGAAAGTTGAGAGAGCTGGTATTATTCGTCACGGTGCGAAAATGATTTCTGCTATGAGTGAAGCCACAGTACCGAAAATTTCAATCGTTGTTCGTAAAGCATATGGTGCTGGTCTATATGCAATGGCAGGCCCAGCTTTCGAACCAGATTGTTGTTTAGCGTTACCAACGGCTTCCATTGCTGTAATGGGACCAGAAGCTGCTGTTAATGCCGTATATGCGAATAAAATCGCAGCATTACCAGAAGAAGAGCGTGCAAGCTTCATTGCAGAAAAACGTGAAGAGTATAAAAAAGATATCGATATTTATCGCCTAGCATCAGAAATGGTGATTGATGGTATTGTTCATCCGAATGATTTACGTGAAGAACTAAAGAAGCGTTTCGAAATGTACATGAGTAAATATCAAGTGTTTACAGATCGAAAACATCCAGTGTATCCAGTATAA
- a CDS encoding enoyl-CoA hydratase: MLQLQNISVDYVTPHIVKITLNRERQANSLSLALLEELQSTLNHINEEADVRVVILTGYGEKAFCAGADLKERANMNEEQVRHAVGMIRSTMDMVEQLSQPVIAAINGIALGGGTELSLACDFRIAAETASLGLTETSLAIIPGAGGTQRLPRLIGVGRAKELIYTARRISAHEAKEYGMVEFVVPANLLEEKAIEIARSIASNGPIAIRLAKEAISNGVQVDLHTGLQMEKQAYEGVIHTKDRLEGLQAFQEKRKPVYKGE, encoded by the coding sequence ATGCTACAATTACAAAACATTTCAGTAGATTATGTAACACCGCATATCGTAAAAATAACATTAAATCGCGAACGGCAAGCAAACTCATTATCTCTTGCACTATTAGAAGAGTTGCAATCTACATTAAATCATATTAATGAAGAAGCCGATGTTCGCGTTGTCATTTTAACAGGCTATGGTGAAAAAGCATTTTGTGCCGGAGCTGATTTAAAAGAACGTGCCAATATGAATGAGGAGCAAGTACGTCATGCAGTTGGGATGATTCGTTCTACAATGGATATGGTTGAGCAATTATCACAACCTGTTATTGCTGCAATAAATGGAATTGCACTTGGTGGTGGTACCGAGTTAAGTTTAGCGTGTGATTTTAGAATTGCGGCAGAAACAGCAAGCCTTGGACTCACTGAAACATCTCTAGCTATCATCCCAGGAGCTGGTGGGACGCAGCGTCTCCCAAGACTAATTGGTGTTGGCAGGGCAAAAGAATTAATTTATACAGCAAGACGTATTTCAGCGCATGAGGCGAAGGAATATGGAATGGTAGAGTTTGTGGTACCAGCTAACTTACTAGAAGAAAAAGCAATTGAAATTGCAAGAAGCATTGCGAGTAATGGACCAATTGCTATTCGATTAGCAAAAGAAGCAATCTCAAATGGGGTACAAGTAGATTTGCATACCGGATTACAAATGGAAAAGCAGGCGTATGAAGGTGTAATCCATACGAAAGATCGATTAGAAGGACTACAAGCATTTCAGGAGAAACGTAAACCAGTGTATAAGGGGGAGTAA
- a CDS encoding hydroxymethylglutaryl-CoA lyase has product MKLPTFAVIKEVGPRDGLQNEKKIVGTKDKVKWIQLLSEAGLSYIEVSSFVHPKWVPALADASDVFTELKRNSDITYAALVPNQNGLERALLQNVDEVNVFLSASESHNKSNINKSIKEALSVIQDITKQAEFAGKRVRGYVSTVFGCPYEGDVSIDAVDELCNQLFSYGIYEVSLGDTIGVANPLQVERVLEHLLKKYDSSQFAMHFHNTYGMALANVVQSLEYGVTTFDSSCGGLGGCPYAPGASGNVATDDLVHMLHKMGVQTNINEENLLKASQFIQSKLNIQLPSHVYKALQHKTISR; this is encoded by the coding sequence TTGAAGCTACCTACTTTTGCTGTCATTAAAGAAGTGGGACCACGTGATGGTTTGCAAAATGAAAAGAAAATTGTTGGCACAAAAGATAAAGTGAAATGGATTCAATTACTTTCAGAAGCTGGATTATCATATATTGAAGTTTCCTCTTTTGTTCACCCGAAATGGGTTCCTGCTTTAGCTGATGCGAGTGATGTATTTACAGAGTTAAAGCGGAATTCAGATATTACATATGCTGCGCTTGTTCCAAATCAAAATGGTTTGGAACGAGCTCTTTTGCAAAATGTAGATGAGGTGAATGTTTTTTTATCAGCGAGTGAATCACATAATAAAAGCAATATTAATAAGTCTATTAAAGAAGCATTATCTGTCATCCAAGATATTACAAAGCAAGCAGAGTTTGCAGGTAAAAGAGTAAGAGGTTACGTTTCTACTGTATTTGGTTGTCCTTATGAAGGAGATGTGAGCATTGATGCTGTAGACGAGTTATGTAATCAACTCTTCTCATATGGTATTTATGAAGTCTCGTTGGGAGACACGATTGGTGTAGCAAATCCATTGCAAGTAGAGCGAGTATTGGAACATTTACTTAAAAAATATGATTCTTCTCAATTTGCGATGCATTTTCATAATACCTACGGGATGGCGCTTGCAAACGTCGTTCAGTCATTGGAATACGGTGTTACGACATTTGATAGTTCCTGTGGTGGGCTTGGTGGTTGTCCGTATGCACCAGGGGCATCAGGTAATGTCGCGACTGATGATTTAGTACATATGCTCCACAAAATGGGCGTACAAACAAATATAAATGAAGAAAATTTATTAAAGGCTAGTCAATTTATTCAAAGCAAGCTAAATATTCAATTGCCAAGTCATGTGTATAAAGCATTGCAACATAAAACAATAAGTAGGTGA
- a CDS encoding acetyl-CoA carboxylase biotin carboxyl carrier protein subunit gives MMTKVYASMAGNVWKIVVGIGDTVEEEQDVVILESMKMEIPIVSEEAGTVMKINVQEGDFVNEGDVLVEIE, from the coding sequence ATGATGACAAAAGTATATGCATCGATGGCAGGTAATGTTTGGAAAATTGTTGTGGGAATAGGAGATACAGTAGAAGAAGAACAGGATGTCGTCATTTTGGAATCTATGAAAATGGAAATTCCAATCGTTTCAGAAGAAGCTGGGACAGTTATGAAAATAAATGTGCAAGAGGGCGATTTTGTTAATGAAGGAGATGTATTGGTAGAGATTGAATAG